The following proteins are encoded in a genomic region of Flammeovirga pectinis:
- a CDS encoding MarR family winged helix-turn-helix transcriptional regulator — MSIETDINQKEFKTSFQKAYINLMFTNNWMLGKTKTWFKQHGITHQQYNVLRILRGAHPKCMNPGSIKEVMIDKSPDLTRLIDRLIEKGFVQRETCGSNRRKVDVIITDIGLAKLRELDPHQDTIIDTFKELTENEASQLSDLLDKLRGSK; from the coding sequence ATGTCAATAGAGACAGATATCAATCAGAAAGAGTTTAAAACCTCCTTTCAGAAAGCTTATATAAATTTGATGTTTACGAATAATTGGATGTTAGGGAAGACCAAGACTTGGTTTAAACAACATGGTATTACACATCAACAATATAATGTACTTCGTATATTGAGAGGGGCACATCCTAAATGTATGAACCCTGGAAGTATAAAGGAAGTAATGATTGATAAAAGCCCAGATTTAACGAGATTGATCGATCGTCTTATCGAGAAGGGATTTGTACAGAGAGAAACCTGCGGAAGCAACAGACGCAAAGTAGATGTGATTATAACAGATATTGGGTTAGCTAAACTAAGAGAATTAGATCCACATCAAGACACTATAATAGATACATTCAAAGAATTAACAGAAAACGAAGCATCACAGCTTAGTGACTTACTTGATAAACTTAGAGGTTCAAAATAA
- the ftsH gene encoding ATP-dependent zinc metalloprotease FtsH, protein MDQNKRKIPKNPLPKKNNYQVGMLVALILVVVGLAYFSKSSTTETTTLHDFKTMLKDGDVDEITIVNNRWVEVVLNQDALKKSKYKDIKEERSPFSVVKQEPNYRFQIASADHFLKVLDEAQANLPDAQKVPYEVDTRESFGTWFMSSGFLLVLLFGFWFLMRRMAGGGAGGQIFNIGKSKAQMFDADHMKVTFKDVAGLDEAKEEVEEVVDFLKNSKKYTDLGGKIPKGVLLVGPPGTGKTLLAKAVAGEAGVPFFSMSGSDFVEMFVGVGAARVRDLFKQAKEKAPCIIFIDEIDAIGRSRGKGSMPGSNDERENTLNSLLVEMDGFGTDSGVIILAATNRPDVLDSALLRAGRFDRQISIDKPDINGREQIFKVHLGPIKVDKSINPKELATQTPGFAGAELANVCNEAALIAARNNKPAVDMDDFMQAIDRVIGGLEKKNKIISPGEKKIVAYHEAGHAVTGWFLEHANPLVKVSIVPRGVASLGYAQYLPKEQYLNTTEEMLDEICMTLGGRAAEEIIFGRISTGALSDLERTTKMAYSMVSIYGMNDEIGHLSYYDPNRSEYSSRPYSEATAEKIDQEVKKLIDSAYQRTLAMLREHSEALEALAQQLLEKEVLYQLDLVKLIGERPFDKRTVYQEFTDGDAVEAKKEEEKLDSPESTQENKEEAPKGDA, encoded by the coding sequence ATGGATCAGAACAAAAGGAAAATTCCTAAAAATCCTTTGCCTAAAAAAAATAATTATCAAGTAGGAATGCTAGTAGCATTAATATTGGTAGTTGTTGGATTGGCATATTTTAGTAAGAGCAGTACTACAGAAACAACAACTTTACACGACTTTAAGACAATGCTTAAAGATGGTGATGTTGATGAAATAACTATAGTTAATAATAGATGGGTTGAAGTTGTTTTAAATCAAGATGCTCTTAAAAAGAGTAAATACAAAGATATAAAAGAAGAAAGAAGCCCATTTTCTGTTGTAAAGCAAGAACCTAATTACCGTTTTCAAATTGCATCAGCAGATCACTTTTTAAAAGTACTTGATGAAGCTCAAGCAAACCTGCCTGATGCTCAAAAAGTACCTTATGAAGTAGATACTAGAGAAAGTTTTGGAACTTGGTTTATGAGTTCTGGATTTTTATTAGTTCTATTGTTTGGTTTCTGGTTCTTGATGAGAAGAATGGCTGGCGGTGGTGCTGGTGGCCAAATCTTTAACATTGGTAAGTCAAAAGCACAAATGTTCGATGCTGACCACATGAAAGTTACATTTAAGGATGTAGCAGGATTGGATGAAGCAAAGGAAGAAGTAGAAGAAGTTGTTGACTTCTTAAAGAACTCAAAAAAATATACAGACCTAGGTGGTAAAATACCAAAAGGTGTATTACTTGTAGGCCCTCCTGGTACAGGTAAAACTTTATTAGCAAAAGCGGTAGCAGGCGAAGCAGGTGTTCCTTTCTTCAGTATGTCTGGTTCTGACTTTGTAGAAATGTTTGTTGGGGTAGGTGCTGCACGTGTGCGTGATCTATTTAAACAAGCAAAAGAAAAAGCTCCATGTATCATCTTTATAGATGAGATTGATGCTATTGGTCGTTCAAGAGGAAAAGGTTCTATGCCTGGTTCTAATGATGAGCGTGAAAATACATTAAACTCTCTTTTAGTAGAGATGGATGGTTTTGGTACTGATTCGGGTGTAATTATCCTAGCAGCAACTAACCGCCCAGATGTATTAGATAGTGCATTATTGAGAGCAGGTCGTTTTGATCGTCAAATCTCAATTGATAAACCAGATATCAATGGTCGTGAGCAAATATTTAAGGTACACTTAGGTCCTATTAAAGTGGATAAAAGTATTAACCCTAAAGAATTAGCAACACAAACACCAGGTTTTGCGGGTGCTGAATTGGCTAACGTATGTAACGAAGCAGCTTTAATTGCAGCTCGTAATAATAAGCCTGCTGTTGATATGGATGATTTTATGCAGGCAATCGATCGTGTGATTGGTGGTCTTGAAAAGAAAAATAAAATCATTTCTCCAGGTGAGAAAAAGATTGTTGCTTATCATGAAGCAGGTCATGCTGTTACAGGATGGTTCTTAGAACATGCAAACCCATTAGTGAAGGTAAGTATCGTTCCTCGTGGTGTTGCATCATTGGGGTATGCACAATACCTTCCAAAGGAGCAATATTTGAATACTACAGAGGAAATGTTAGATGAAATTTGTATGACTTTAGGTGGTCGTGCAGCAGAAGAAATCATTTTTGGTAGAATTTCTACAGGTGCTTTAAGCGATTTAGAACGCACAACAAAAATGGCTTATAGCATGGTTTCTATTTATGGTATGAATGATGAAATTGGTCATTTATCATATTATGATCCAAATAGAAGCGAATATAGCTCAAGACCTTATTCTGAAGCTACTGCAGAGAAAATTGATCAGGAGGTTAAAAAACTGATTGATTCAGCTTACCAACGTACTTTAGCAATGCTTAGAGAGCACAGCGAAGCGTTAGAAGCCTTAGCACAGCAGTTGTTAGAGAAAGAGGTGCTTTACCAATTAGACCTTGTTAAATTGATAGGAGAAAGACCTTTCGATAAGCGTACGGTTTATCAAGAATTCACAGATGGTGATGCGGTAGAAGCTAAAAAAGAGGAAGAGAAATTAGATTCTCCAGAATCAACTCAAGAAAATAAAGAAGAAGCTCCAAAAGGAGATGCTTAA
- the rsfS gene encoding ribosome silencing factor: MKNKSVGAEELAHIVAKGMQEIKAQNIEILDLRKVKNGVTDFFVICTASSDTQLDSIKDSIEKEVKDTIGEKPWATEGVGTQGWALLDYINVVAHVFLPKKREFYALEELWGDAKVFKLPNQ; this comes from the coding sequence ATGAAAAATAAATCAGTAGGCGCAGAAGAGTTAGCTCACATTGTTGCAAAAGGAATGCAAGAAATTAAGGCTCAAAACATAGAAATCTTAGATTTACGAAAAGTTAAGAACGGCGTAACAGATTTCTTTGTAATTTGTACCGCCTCTTCAGATACGCAGTTAGATTCTATTAAGGATAGTATTGAGAAAGAAGTAAAAGATACAATTGGAGAAAAACCTTGGGCAACAGAAGGTGTTGGAACACAAGGATGGGCATTATTAGATTATATTAATGTAGTAGCTCATGTTTTTCTACCAAAGAAAAGAGAATTTTATGCTCTTGAAGAATTATGGGGTGATGCGAAAGTATTCAAATTGCCAAATCAGTAA
- a CDS encoding biotin--[acetyl-CoA-carboxylase] ligase codes for MNNISANTSFIGKSVIYVPSCHSTNDALNNYASEKLAEGTVLVTTEQTKGRGQRGNTWECDQNANITLSIFLRPSFLEARNQFHLNVAISLAVYDTISSIAPRGTKIKWPNDILINQKKVCGILIENFIIGKNIDHTIVGIGININQKAFKGNFSATSLFIELKKKFQVRIVTESLLEHIESRYLQLKNKGYSALRKEYYTHLFWYQEIGDFEEYEKDGSSVRFKGQILGVDENGCLSIAKDDKKIKNYAFKEVKHLY; via the coding sequence TTGAATAATATCTCTGCCAATACGTCTTTTATCGGAAAAAGTGTCATATATGTGCCTTCTTGTCACTCAACTAATGATGCTTTGAATAATTATGCATCAGAAAAGTTAGCAGAAGGTACAGTATTAGTTACAACCGAGCAGACAAAAGGTAGAGGCCAAAGAGGAAACACTTGGGAATGTGATCAAAATGCTAATATCACTTTATCCATATTTCTACGTCCGTCATTTTTAGAAGCACGAAATCAATTTCATCTAAATGTTGCCATTTCTCTTGCTGTTTATGATACCATTTCTTCTATTGCTCCTAGAGGTACAAAGATAAAATGGCCAAATGATATTCTAATAAATCAGAAAAAAGTTTGTGGTATTTTAATAGAAAATTTCATTATCGGCAAAAATATTGACCATACCATTGTTGGTATTGGAATAAATATAAATCAAAAGGCTTTTAAAGGTAACTTTTCTGCAACATCATTGTTTATAGAATTAAAGAAAAAATTCCAAGTTCGCATTGTTACTGAATCCCTATTAGAGCATATCGAAAGTAGATATTTACAATTAAAAAATAAAGGCTATTCTGCATTGCGTAAAGAATATTACACACATTTATTTTGGTACCAAGAAATTGGAGATTTTGAAGAATATGAAAAAGATGGATCTTCGGTAAGGTTTAAAGGGCAGATTTTAGGGGTGGATGAAAACGGCTGTTTATCAATTGCTAAGGATGATAAAAAAATCAAAAATTATGCTTTTAAAGAGGTGAAACATCTCTACTAA
- a CDS encoding aspartyl protease family protein, whose amino-acid sequence MNTNRFFKMMLVNLLLFFLSLTNICKAQKATVHLKNLAFKDSSTRFVQIPFQLVNNLMVIPIRVNNSDTLHFIFDSGVSYIILSDLETAKQLNLSTLKIRKIKINGFGENGNVSAFHSWGNKVDLKGIEGLNQDVIYPSKDILNLSTNMGMKIHGLIGASIFNNFIVGIDYRRKVLTLYEKEYYSLKKRDRFKRKFESFAIDIKRNRSFLVTKIVSKETQKEHNVSLLIDTGASHALSILESDHHPLKASIKAIRDHMGIGIGGDLYGMVNRLDYLNIGSFSLEGPIVKYPDRTSMSVGVSDITRHGSLGGEVLRRFYVILDYHNKEILLKKNSNYKEDFVYNYIGLEFTKPYPELPLFQVSKVRNESPAGRAGIIEGDRLVKVNGLIASSMSADEIRMLFRGRHGKRLSLHIENGKGESKKYYLTLEDPFKVASNDF is encoded by the coding sequence ATGAATACCAACCGTTTTTTTAAAATGATGTTGGTGAACTTGCTACTATTTTTCTTATCACTTACTAACATCTGTAAAGCACAAAAAGCAACCGTTCACCTAAAAAATCTTGCCTTTAAAGATTCATCAACACGTTTTGTGCAGATCCCTTTCCAATTGGTTAATAATCTAATGGTTATACCTATTCGTGTAAATAATTCTGATACATTACATTTTATCTTTGATTCTGGAGTATCTTATATTATTTTATCAGATTTAGAAACAGCAAAACAATTAAATTTATCAACACTTAAAATCCGTAAAATAAAAATTAATGGTTTTGGAGAGAATGGAAATGTAAGTGCCTTCCATTCTTGGGGCAATAAAGTAGATTTAAAGGGGATAGAAGGCTTAAATCAAGATGTTATCTACCCTAGTAAAGATATTCTAAATTTATCAACTAACATGGGAATGAAGATTCATGGGTTAATTGGTGCTTCTATTTTTAATAATTTTATTGTTGGAATTGATTATAGAAGGAAGGTATTAACATTGTACGAAAAAGAATATTATAGTCTAAAAAAACGAGATAGATTTAAGAGGAAATTTGAATCTTTTGCTATTGATATAAAAAGAAATAGATCATTCTTAGTAACAAAAATAGTATCAAAAGAGACCCAAAAAGAACACAATGTATCTTTATTAATTGATACAGGAGCAAGCCATGCATTGTCTATCTTAGAATCAGACCATCATCCTTTAAAAGCATCAATAAAAGCAATAAGAGACCACATGGGAATAGGTATTGGAGGTGATTTATACGGTATGGTAAACCGATTAGATTATTTAAATATTGGTTCGTTTTCTTTAGAAGGTCCGATTGTAAAATACCCAGATAGAACTTCTATGAGTGTTGGTGTTTCTGATATTACAAGACATGGAAGTTTAGGAGGTGAAGTTCTAAGACGCTTTTATGTGATTTTAGATTATCATAATAAAGAGATTTTACTAAAGAAAAACTCAAATTATAAAGAGGATTTTGTGTACAATTATATTGGGTTAGAGTTTACAAAACCTTATCCTGAATTACCACTATTTCAAGTATCAAAAGTAAGGAATGAATCACCTGCTGGGCGTGCAGGAATAATAGAGGGCGACCGTTTAGTAAAAGTGAATGGATTAATTGCCTCTTCTATGTCTGCAGATGAAATACGTATGTTGTTTAGAGGAAGGCATGGGAAAAGATTATCACTACATATTGAAAATGGTAAAGGTGAAAGTAAAAAATATTATCTCACTTTAGAAGATCCGTTTAAAGTTGCATCAAACGATTTTTAG
- the udk gene encoding uridine kinase — protein METPFIVGITGGSGSGKTTFIENLTKLIGDENICTVSQDNYYIEKDKQPEDAKGIKNFDTPYSIDLEKFYQDLQKLKNGEDVHIQEYTFNNAAAKPKMLTFTPKKVIILEGIFVFHDPRVFDIIDLKLFIEAKAHLKLSRRIKRDNVERGYDINDVLYRYENHVMPAYENYIKPHKENVDIIVRNDRNFDIALDVVKTFLHQKI, from the coding sequence ATGGAAACTCCTTTTATTGTAGGCATTACAGGTGGTAGTGGTTCTGGAAAAACTACATTTATCGAAAACCTTACTAAACTGATCGGTGACGAGAATATTTGTACTGTATCACAGGATAATTATTATATAGAAAAAGATAAGCAACCAGAAGATGCTAAAGGGATCAAAAATTTTGATACTCCCTATTCTATAGATTTAGAAAAATTCTACCAAGACCTCCAGAAATTAAAAAATGGAGAAGATGTTCACATTCAGGAGTACACATTTAATAATGCTGCAGCAAAACCTAAAATGCTTACTTTCACTCCTAAGAAAGTAATTATACTTGAAGGTATTTTTGTTTTTCATGATCCAAGAGTATTTGATATAATTGATTTAAAACTTTTTATAGAAGCAAAAGCACATCTTAAACTTAGCCGTAGAATTAAACGAGATAATGTGGAAAGAGGCTACGATATTAATGATGTTCTTTACCGTTACGAAAACCACGTAATGCCTGCTTATGAAAACTATATCAAACCTCACAAAGAGAACGTTGATATTATAGTTAGAAATGACAGAAATTTTGATATTGCTTTAGATGTTGTCAAAACATTCTTGCATCAGAAAATATAA
- a CDS encoding potassium channel family protein, translated as MSEGKFAIIGLGQFGTSVAKNLSKLGAEVMAIDREMERVDVVKDDVAYAVALDSTDIKALSSQSIHEMDAVLLAIGENVEGLLLTTVLLLELKVKRIIARAVSEQQKIILQKLGVTEIILPEDEVGKMTAEMLLNPEIQSFISLPDDYDIVEVLAPLRTFGKFIDDLNLEDAFDIEIIALRRKYDEYNKLGFKEEVDHLIRNPKDTNTTIQRGDKFILMAKKEAINKFLEINS; from the coding sequence ATGTCAGAGGGGAAATTTGCAATTATTGGTTTGGGTCAGTTTGGTACATCTGTAGCCAAAAACTTATCTAAACTAGGAGCCGAAGTAATGGCAATCGACAGAGAAATGGAACGTGTTGACGTTGTTAAAGACGATGTTGCTTATGCTGTTGCTTTGGACTCTACAGATATTAAAGCATTAAGTTCGCAATCTATCCATGAGATGGATGCTGTATTACTTGCTATAGGAGAAAATGTTGAAGGACTTTTACTTACAACGGTATTACTACTAGAACTTAAGGTGAAAAGAATTATTGCCAGAGCTGTAAGTGAACAACAAAAAATTATTCTTCAGAAATTAGGGGTTACTGAAATTATTCTCCCTGAAGATGAAGTAGGAAAAATGACAGCAGAAATGCTGCTAAATCCAGAAATACAATCGTTTATATCATTGCCAGATGATTATGATATTGTAGAAGTTCTAGCTCCATTACGAACTTTTGGAAAATTTATTGACGATCTTAATCTTGAAGACGCTTTTGATATTGAAATAATTGCGCTTAGACGTAAATATGATGAATACAATAAGTTAGGTTTTAAAGAAGAAGTAGATCATTTAATTAGAAATCCAAAAGACACGAATACCACAATCCAAAGAGGTGATAAATTTATCCTTATGGCTAAGAAAGAGGCCATTAATAAATTCCTCGAAATAAATAGCTAA
- a CDS encoding NAD-dependent epimerase/dehydratase family protein: protein MTKILITGGAGFVPSSLADKLLENPKYQVVCVDNFLTGSAWKVPKHPNCKFIKCDVNKYDEIAAIMTSHNFDYVFHYAAVVGVKRTLDNPVLVLEDIQGIENVLRLCKNTGVKRVFYSSSSEVYGEPVHLPQHEHTTPLNSRLPYAIVKNLGEAYCRSFKQEFNLDYTILRFFNTYGPKQSTDFVMSKFIDAALRDEPITIYGDGSQTRTFFYIQDNVEATLSMLEEKLVVNDVINVGNDRISTIKELAELIIKVTNSKSEIIYLPPLKEGDMSRRQPDVEKLKDILDRDFTLLEDGLAKVIEVRKAMMNKTTKTI, encoded by the coding sequence ATGACAAAAATATTAATTACTGGTGGTGCCGGTTTTGTACCTAGTTCATTAGCAGATAAATTACTAGAAAATCCTAAATATCAGGTAGTTTGTGTAGATAATTTCCTTACTGGTTCAGCATGGAAAGTACCTAAGCACCCTAATTGTAAATTTATTAAATGTGATGTAAATAAATACGATGAGATTGCAGCTATAATGACATCTCATAATTTTGATTATGTATTCCATTATGCCGCTGTTGTAGGTGTTAAACGAACATTAGATAATCCAGTTTTAGTTTTAGAAGATATTCAAGGTATTGAAAACGTATTACGCCTTTGTAAGAATACTGGTGTAAAACGTGTTTTTTATTCTTCTTCTTCTGAAGTCTACGGTGAGCCTGTTCACTTACCTCAACACGAACACACTACTCCATTAAATTCTAGGTTACCGTATGCAATCGTTAAAAATTTAGGCGAAGCATATTGTAGGTCTTTTAAGCAAGAGTTTAATTTAGATTATACTATCCTTCGCTTCTTCAATACATACGGACCAAAACAAAGTACAGACTTTGTAATGTCTAAATTTATTGATGCTGCATTAAGAGATGAACCTATCACTATTTATGGTGATGGCTCTCAAACAAGAACATTTTTCTATATTCAAGATAATGTAGAAGCTACATTATCAATGTTAGAAGAAAAACTTGTTGTAAATGATGTTATAAACGTAGGTAATGATAGAATTTCTACGATTAAGGAATTAGCTGAATTAATTATTAAAGTCACTAATTCTAAATCAGAAATTATTTATCTACCACCTTTAAAAGAAGGTGATATGTCTAGAAGGCAACCTGATGTAGAAAAGTTAAAAGATATTCTTGATCGTGATTTCACTTTACTTGAAGATGGTTTAGCGAAAGTAATCGAAGTTAGAAAAGCAATGATGAATAAAACTACTAAAACAATTTAG